One window of the Phycodurus eques isolate BA_2022a chromosome 7, UOR_Pequ_1.1, whole genome shotgun sequence genome contains the following:
- the mmp13b gene encoding collagenase 3, producing MLFWLLLLPLGAHSSLAGPLLAKEKDNRLLAEKYLRRFYDLPVGLQGQKRTAGDFNAKLKEMQRFFNLEVTGSLDDSTLDVMTQARCGVPDIGEYNHFPLHLKWKNNIVTFRILNYTPDLRKSDVDRAIRKALNVWSDVTPLTFKKLYYGIADIMISFGRKEHGDHNPFDGPNGLLAHAYPPGQGIGGDTHFDEDEHWSKDSSAYNLFIVAAHELGHALGMSHSTDSGALMYPIYSYATGYPLAEDDVKGIQALYGPNPDHKKVKPKPDAPQKCDPTLSFDAATELRGETMIFKDKFYWRLHPQMHEPELTLIKSTWPSIPNKVDAAYENPEKDQVIIFSGIRMWALNGYNLVDGYPKYIHKLGLPRSVRKVDAAVYIKDTGKTLLFHEEEYWSYDEAKGTMDSGYPRSIETDFPGMDDEVDAAVYHYGFLYFFHEHKQYEYSYTSRKVIRILRSNFILGC from the exons ATGTTATtttggctgctgctgctgccgttGGGCGCTCATTCCTCTCTGGCCGGGCCACTGCTCGCCAAGGAAAAAGACAACCGGCTGCTAGCTGAG AAGTACCTTCGGCGCTTTTATGACCTTCCGGTAGGGCTCCAAGGTCAGAAGAGGACAGCAGGAGACTTTAACGCCAAGCTCAAGGAAATGCAGAGGTTCTTCAACCTCGAG GTGACAGGCAGTCTGGATGACAGCACCTTAGACGTGATGACTCAGGCAAGATGTGGCGTGCCGGACATTGGGGAATACAACCACTTCCCTCTGCAcctcaaatggaaaaataacattgTGACCTTTAG GATTCTAAATTACACTCCCGATCTGAGGAAGTCCGATGTGGACCGAGCCATCCGCAAGGCGCTCAATGTGTGGTCTGACGTGACGCCGCTGACCTTTAAGAAGCTGTACTACGGCATTGCTGACATTATGATCAGCTTTGGGAGGAAAG AACATGGTGACCACAACCCTTTTGACGGTCCTAACGGACTGCTGGCTCATGCTTACCCGCCGGGCCAAGGCATCGGAGGAGACACTCACTTCGACGAGGACGAGCACTGGAGCAAAGATTCATCAG CTTACAACCTGTTCATCGTAGCTGCACATGAGTTGGGACACGCCCTCGGTATGTCGCACTCCACTGACTCGGGTGCCCTCATGTACCCCATCTACTCGTACGCTACGGGGTACCCGCTCGCTGAGGATGACGTTAAAGGCATCCAAGCCCTCTATG GTCCCAACCCAGATCACAAGAAAGTCAAGCCAAAGCCGgacgccccccaaaaatgtgaccCCACTTTGAGTTTTGATGCTGCTACAGAGCTCCGAGGGGAAACCATGATCTTCAAAGACAA ATTCTACTGGCGCCTCCACCCTCAGATGCACGAACCCGAGCTAACACTGATCAAGTCCACTTGGCCGTCCATCCCCAACAAGGTGGACGCAGCCTATGAGAACCCAGAGAAGGACCAGGTCATCATTTTTAGTG GTATCCGCATGTGGGCCTTGAATGGATACAACCTTGTGGATGGTTATCcaaaatacatacacaaactGGGACTTCCTAGGAGTGTGAGGAAAGTGGATGCAGCTGTTTACATCAAAGACACAGGGAAAACTCTCCTCTTTCATGAGGAGGAGTACTGGAG TTATGATGAAGCAAAAGGAACCATGGACAGTGGCTACCCCCGTTCAATAGAGACGGATTTTCCCGGAATGGACGACGAGGTCGATGCTGCAGTTTATCACTATG gaTTCTTGTATTTCTTCCACGAGCACAAGCAGTATGAGTACAGTTACACGTCAAGGAAGGTCATCCGCATCCTGAGAAGCAACTTTATTCTTGGCTGCTGA